From the genome of Miscanthus floridulus cultivar M001 chromosome 10, ASM1932011v1, whole genome shotgun sequence, one region includes:
- the LOC136485585 gene encoding probable feruloyl esterase A — MAWLGRTATLMLLVAVLLASASSPTAAAAGQEETVIRLKHSDDGYSYNHTLAHILVEYASAVYTSDLTSLFLWTCPRCKGHTKGFEVIEIIVDVENCLQAFVGVAPDPRSIIIAFRGTQQHSVSNWIEDFFWKQLDVAYPGMPDAMVHHGFYTAYYNTTMRYEILKSIKWARKTYGNLPINVVGHSMGGALASFCALDLSVTFGSKEVELMTFGQPRIGNPAFAVYFGEQVPRTIRVTHQNDIVPHLPPYYYYLGEWTYHHFAREVWLHESIDGNVVTRNETLCDDSGEDPTCSRSVYGMSVADHLEYYGVTLHADSRGTCQFVIGAANSVYSYVREVNGSIILSRYPEEPETLESM, encoded by the exons ATGGCCTGGCTTGGGCGGACGGCGACGCTGATGCTGCTGGTTGCGGTGCTTCTGGCCTCCGCTTCTTCCcccaccgcggcggcggcggggcaggAGGAAACAG TGATCAGGCTGAAGCACAGTGATGATGGTTATTCCTACAATCATACTCTTGCTCATATTCTTGTCGAATACGCATCTGCA GTGTACACATCTGACTTAACATCACTTTTCTTATGGACCTGTCCAAGGTGCAAAGGCCACACAAAG GGTTTTGAGGTGATAGAGATCATAGTAGATGTGGAGAACTGCTTACAG GCATTTGTTGGAGTTGCGCCTGACCCTCGATCCATAATcattgcatttagaggcactcaACAGCACAG TGTCTCAAATTGGATCGAAGATTTTTTCTGGAAGCAGCTTGATGTGGCATACCCAGGCATGCCGGATGCTATG GTACATCATGGGTTTTATACTGCATATTATAATACCACTATGCGATATGAGATCCTGAAGTCTATTAAATGGGCAAGAAAAACATATGGAAATCTACCCATAAATGTTGTGGGACATTCCATGGGAGGGGCTTTAGCTTCGTTTTGTGCCCTTGATCTATCT GTTACATTTGGATCAAAGGAGGTTGAGCTCATGACTTTTGGACAGCCTCGGATAGGCAATCCTGCTTTTGCTGTATACTTTGGTGAACAGGTCCCAAGAACAATCCGCGTGACCCATCAGAATGATATTGTGCCGCATTTACCACCGTACTATTATTACCTAGGTGAATGGACATACCACCACTTTGCTAGAGAG GTTTGGCTTCATGAGAGCATAGATGGAAATGTAGTTACCAGAAATGAGACGCTATGTGATGATTCTGGTGAGGACCCAACCTGTAGCAG GTCGGTCTATGGGATGAGCGTAGCAGATCATCTTGAGTACTACGGTGTCACACTACATGCTGATTCAAGGGGAACCTGTCAATTTGTGATTGGTGCAGCCAACTCAGTATACAGCTACGTTCGTGAAGTTAATGGATCCATCATCTTGTCAAGATATCCAGAAGAACCAGAAACTCTAGAATCTATGTGA